The stretch of DNA CGAAGATCGTTGTAGGCCACGCACTGCTCCTCGTGCTGGACCAGGCGCGCCTGATCGGGGTTGCACGAGTTCTAGTGTATCGGGCGGGGCGACAGTGGCGCCGATCATTGCGACTTGTGCTCCAGTGCGACCAAAACACTTGCTTATTGCTGCGTTGGTACGGCCATCTCGATTGCGTCGAGGGGGAAGCCTAGGCGCTTCCATTCGTCGAAGCCACCCCGCAGAGGACGGACGCGGGCGATGCCGAGCTTGTTGAGAGTCATGGCTGTCTTTGCTGCCGTGGCTTCGCTAGGGCAGGTGCAATAGAGGACGATGTCGCGGTCGAGGGGAATTTCGCTGCTGCGCTGGGCCAGAGCATCCGGCGATAAGTGATGCGCGCCCGGCAGGGTGTACGGGTCGGGAACCAGTTCCAGCGGGTGGCGAAGATCCACGATGTAAACGGGCTCGCCCGCATCCAGCATTTGCTTGAGGGTTTCCGGTTCGAGTCGAGCGGTGCGGAACTTCCTCAAATAGCTGTAGCGGCGGTAAATCCTGCTGGCGAGGAAGGCAAGAATGCCCAGAATCAGGAGCGCTCCGCCGAAGCGTCCCAACCAGTTGAGTACGCTGGGGTCCTTGGCGATCAGGTCGCCGAAGAGCCGCCCGGCAAGGAGCAGCGAACCCGCCCAGGCGATGGAACCACCCGCATCGAAGACCAGAAAGCGGCGCAGGCTCATCCCGGTCTGCCCGGCGACAGGCGGAGCGACTACGGAGAGTCCTGGAACAAACTTGGCGAAGAGCAGGGTGTAAGCGCCGCGGCGGCCAAACGACTCATGGGTGCGGCGAACGCATGTGCTGGCTTCAAGCGAGAAGCGGCAGAGGAGACGGAGCACATAGTGTCCGTAACGTCTACCAAACAGGAACCAGCTCAGGTCCGCGACGAGACAGGCTGTGGCTCCGGCAAGCAACGCGGCAAAAAAATTCATGTGCTCAGTCGCGGAGAGCGCGCCGGCGGCCAGAAGAACCGGCGTGGCGGGCAGGGGCAGTCCGATCTGCTCCAGAAGAACCCAGCCGAAGATCAGGAAATAACCGTATGTCAGGAGGATCGCGGTAGGTAATGGCATAGGAGAGACCTGGCGCCAGTGTAAATGTAGCTGCTGGCGTGTGGCTATAAGATGCCATTGCTGCCAGACAGTCGCAGGAATATGCAACGATCTCGGGAAGATCGTGTTCGTGGCGCGGGAAAGGCCGGGTTTTACAGGGCCTAGCCGGTCAAGATTTGTGTTTTCAGCTGGTTGAGCGCCCGTAGATCAGATCGAAGCTATCGGTGGCAACAGAAGCCATGAATCCCTAGTGGGCCACTCCGCTCGAAAAATTCGGGGAAAGCAATGAGCCGGTCTGGCCATGATTTTGAACCCCGGCTTGCACTGGTCCCTTTTCTGCGAAGTAATTCCTATCCCATAGGCTGCGATAGAAGAGGCCAGTCAGCTCGGCAGCGCGTGGGCCGAAGACGGGACGCCCGCCTTCGAGGAAGAAGACAGTGACGAGGCTTCCCATGGGGGAATCTGAATAGGAAGCAAACCAGCCGAAACGGGTTCCGTTGTTGGAGCAGGTGCCGGTTTTGCCGAATACGGGAAGTTCGTGGAAGTTGACGCGCAACCTGCGGGCCGTTCCGTACTCGACTGCGCCGGCCATGCCGTCCTGCAGGTCGGGAACGAAGCGAGCGATGTCGAGGGTGCGCTTGATGCGCGGCTCAAAGCTGGCGACCTCGTCGGGAGTGGTCGGATGTTGCAGATAATAAAGGGTGCCACCGTTGGCGATGGCGGCGACGAATGCGCCGAGTTGCAGCGGAGTCATGGAGACTCCCTGGCCAAAGCTGCACATGCGGCCTACGCCACCTTCGGCAGCCGGAATCTCGTGATCGGGATAGGTACCTAGTTGTTCGCCGGGAATGTCGTAACCGGCCAGTTCGCCGAGGCCGAACTGCGTGGCGTAGTGGCGAACGCGCTCAAAGCCCAGTTCCCTGCCCATCTCCTCGAAGTAGAGGTTGTTGGAGTGCGCCAGAGCCTCGGTCATATTCATGCGGAAGCCGCCCAGATTGACGGGCGTGTCACGGGTCACGAGGCCTTCGGAAAGCGCGGCGAGACCGACGGAGAGCTTGATGGTGGAGCAAGGCTCGGCGCCGGGCGAGAGCGCAAGCTTCTGATTGACCATGGCCAGAATGCGACCGTTGGCGGGATTGATGACGACGGCTGTGCCGTTCATGTTGCCGAGGGCGTCGATAACTGCGGCGCGGATGGTCGGGTCTTCGCCTGCGGTGATATCGCCGTCTCCCTGGCTGGTAACAAAAGAGCTGGCGGTGAAGCGCTCGTAGGTGACGTGATGGCGGGAGGCCAGCGTCGTCCGCCGCAGTCTTCCGTGAACTGTGCGGGGGGTAGTGGCTGCGGCAACTTTGCCTGCCGCGTGAGTCGCGGGAGCGTGCGCGACAGCATGAGCGGTTGTGTGACTGGTTGCGGTTCGGTGCGCTACGTGCTTGGCAGACTTGGTTTCCGTGATGTGCGGCTGTGCGGTCTTTGCATGGTGGACGCGATGGGTCGCAACATCGGCGCTGGCCGCGGTAACGAAGACGGAGGTGTAAGCCAAGGCGAGTGCTGCGGCACAGTGCGGAACCAATCTCATCGGGAAAGCGACCTCGGATTCAGTGAATTGAGACTCCACCCCGGTTAGCTTTCCGTGCTACGTGTTCCCTGGGGCGGCATACGACAGGTGCAGATCAGGTGGTTCAACCTTAAATCGGCCTTATTGGCACGACGGCAAAAAGTTGATTTCTTCGTCAATACCAGATTAGCAAACTAATCCGTTGACAAATGGAAACGCCGTCTTAATTGCAAATTTCATTCAATGGGCTAACCATAATTCCCTTGGGGGCTTAACGGCACTCTACAGAGCAACGTATTAAAAAACAACCCCTCTTTTTGGGCAGCTTCCCAGTTCGGGACTCACTTAAACCCTGCTAAAACTGGCCTCTGCGCAGAAATGCCGGGACATCGAGATCGGTCTGCTCCGGTTCGGGAGTGTGGCCGAAGAACGGCGAGGACTCGCTCGGAGTGGTTGTGACGGGACGAAGCTCGCTGGCGTAGTCCCTGGGCAAGGGTGCGTAGGTTGGTGGCTCGGCCAGTTCGGCGAAGCGAGGCCGCGCGGGAACGGCCGGGTGCTCTGGCTCATAGGCGAAGCGGCTGCCAAATTCCCGGTAGGGTACGACTTCCTGATGTGCCTCAGGCGTGGCGGCGGGGTGTTCTGCAACCGTTTCCGCAACTACGGCTTGCGCGACGACGGATTGGGCTGGTTCCGGCTCTGCGACGACGGGAACGCCGACAAGGACAAGTTCTGCCTCGACGGGTGCAACTGGCTCGGAGGTGCCCGCCCAGCTCTGGAGTTTTGCTTCCTGCGAGAGATTTTCGATCTCTTCCTCTTCCACTTCGCTCATAAAGCGAAGCGGCGCGGGCGCGGATTCCTTCATCCAGTTATCGGGCGCAACCACGGGGACGGAAATGACCGGCGCGGACTCGACATCGAGCATACGGGCGCGGCGTTCCGGCATCTGGTCGCGGAAGCCGGTGGCGATGACCGTGATCTTGACGTCGTCGCCCATCTTCTCGTCGAGGACTGCGCCGAAGATGATGTTGGCGTCTTCGTGGGCGGAGGTCTGGATGAGCGAAGAGGCTTCGTTGACTTCGGAGAGTTTGAGGGTGCTGGAGCCGGTGATGTTAATGAGGATACCGCGCGCTCCGTCGATTGCACCTTCTTCGAGAAGCGGTGAGGCCATGGCTGCCTGTGCCGCCTCGACGGCCCGGTTGGCTCCGGAACGGACTGCGGTGCCCATGACGGCGTGGCCCATGCCGGCCATCGTTGTTTTTACGTCGGCGAAGTCGCGGTTGATGATGCCGGGGATGGTGATGATATCTGAAATGCCCTGGACTCCCTGGCGCAGGACGTCGTCGGCGATGCGAAAGGACTCGAAGAAGCCCGCGTCCTTGGCTACGGCGAGCAGCTTTTCGTTGGGAATGACGATCATCGTGTCGACGCTTTCGAGCAGCTCGGCCATGCCGCGCTCGGCCTGTTGGAGGCGGCGCTTGCCCTCGAAGGCGAAGGGGCGTGTGACGACGGCGACGGTCAGAATGCCCATTTCGCTGGCGAGCGAGGCGATGACGGGAGCGGCGCCGGTGCCGGTGCCGCCGCCGAGACCGGCGGTGACGAAGACCATGTCCGCGCCTTCGAGGGCTTCGATGATCTTGTCGGAGTCTTCGAGAGCGGCGCGGCGGCCAACGTCGGGATTTGCGCCTGCGCCGAGGCCGGCGGTGAGGCGGACGCCGAGTTGGAGCTTGACGGGAGCCTGGGAGAGCTTGAGGGCCTGGACGTCGGTGTTGGCGGTGATGAACTCCACACCCTCGACCTTGGCCTCGATCATGCGGTTGATGGCGTTGCCGCCGCCGCCGCCCACGCCGATGACCTTGATGCGGGCTCCGTGCGGAACCTCATCGTGAAACTGGATGCGGATGGCCTCGCTGCGGTGCGCGTCGGTTCCTTCGGTCCGGTTCTCGATTTGGTATGCACCGATTGCGGGCTGGTTCCCTATTGGCTGGTCCATGTGTCTGTTGCCTCCGTCCGACTCTGCTACATCAAATACTACAAACTTGCTGCGAAAATGGCGCGTAGTTTAGCGCGCAGACTGTTGTTCTCTGCGGTACGTGTCACTCTTTTTCGGTGCGCGTAGAGCAGCATTCCCACCAGGGTGGCGTATGCGGGGTGGGTTAGCTCGGACGGCATCCGGGAAAGCTGCACGGGCTGGCCGATTCTGGCGTGTACGTGCAGGATGCTTTCGGTGACGTCGAGCAGACCGGGAAGGATCGAGCCGCCGCCGGTCAGGACGCATCCGGCGCCCAGCGCGCCGAGCACTCCGCCATCGCGCAGACTGCGCCGCACCATGTCGAGAAGCTCGCGGGCACGTGGTTCGAGGATTTCGGCGACCATTCGATGCCGGATCATGGTCGGGTGGGGATTGCGTATTTCGATCTCGTCCATCTGCGGGATGGCGGTAACGACGGCGTGGCCGTAGCGGAGCTTTAGTTGCTCGGCGTGGGCTACCTGCATCTGCAGAACTACTGCGAGGTCGTTGGTGAAGTGCTGGCCGCCGAAGGGAATGCTGCCGGTGTGGGCGACTGCGCCCTCGAAAAATACGACCAATTCCGTTGAATGCGCGCCGATATCCAGCACGCAGACGCCGAGCTCGCGCTCGTCGGCGCTGAGGGTGGCCTCGGCTGCGGCGATGGCTTCGAAGACGGTGTCGGTGACTTCGAGGCCGGCGCGATTGGCGCAGGTGACGATGCTTTGCTGCGCGCTGCCGGAGCAGGTGGACATGTGAAGATCGACTTCGAGGCGACTGCCGACCATACCGACGGGGTCGTGGATTCCCGGCTGGTCGTCGAGGACAAACTGGCGCGTGAGCAGATGCAGGATTTCGCGATCGGGAGGAAGCGAGACGCCGCGGGCGCGCTCGACGGCGATGCTGACGTCGTCTTTGCTAATTTCGCGCATGCGTGCGCCGAAGTTAAGGCCGGCGGTGGTGTTGACGCCGATGACATTGGGGCCGCCGACGCCGACCATGCATTCGTCGATGTTGACGCGGACCATCTGTTCGGCGCGATCGCTGGCGGCTTTGACGGCGCGCGCCGCCGGGCCGAGATCGGCGATGAGTCCCTTGCGCATTCCTGCCGACTCGACCTGCGCGTGAGCACGGTAGCGCAGTGCGCCCTCGTTGAGATCAGCCGCAAGCACCCGCGTGAAGGCTGAGCCTACGTCGAGGACTACTATCAGATTTTCCTGCTTCTGGCTCATCGTTCGGGTTCCGGTTTTCGGCCTTGTTCTCGGTCTGCCTGACTGCTATTGCCCTTGTTTCAACTGCGAAGAGGAATCGGTGTTGCTGTGCGCTGCCTGATTCGCGGCTTTTTGACTGACTGCTCTTTCGTGCGCGAGCTTTTCCCACGCCAGGCGGGCTTTCGCGGCCTTTAGCCTTGCTGCTTTCTTTTTGGCTTCGAGCGCCTTGCGGGCGGCCTCTTTTGTCTTGCCGGGGGTGGCTTTTGCCGTCAGGGTTGCCGTCTTTGCCGTTGTGGGCTGGTCCGGTTGGGCTGAGGGTTTTGCAGGATCTGTGGCGGATGGCGTTGAAACTGCGCTTACGCTGTCGCCCCCGTTCGACGTGTTCGACATTTCGAGCGGAACCTCGCCGTTGTAGCGCAGATCGACGCCGATCAGTTTGGGGTAACGCTGACGCCACTCGGCGATGTGGGATTTGTAGACCTGAAGGCGATGCAGGAACTGGTCTTCTCCGAAATGCGCGAGGATATCCGCGCCTTGCTCGGGCATGGTGGCGCGCAGATCTTCGGGATCGGAGAGGTCGATTTCGGAGACCTGCTCGGTGAGGTGCTGGTTGTTCTGGTCCAGTTCGGCGATGAATCGCTGGTAGACGGCCATGCGCGCGCGCCGGGAGGCCAGCGAATCCTTGGCATCGATGCCGGTGATGACCGGGAAGGAATAGTGATGCTGGGCCATCATGACCGGAGGCATGGACAGGATGACGCCGTCGGCGTCGGCTAGCTCAACCTGCGGGCCTTGCCGCACAAAGGCGACTGGGGTGCGCTCGACAATGCTGACGCTCAGGCGGTTGGGCAGAAAACG from Acidicapsa acidisoli encodes:
- a CDS encoding VTT domain-containing protein is translated as MPLPTAILLTYGYFLIFGWVLLEQIGLPLPATPVLLAAGALSATEHMNFFAALLAGATACLVADLSWFLFGRRYGHYVLRLLCRFSLEASTCVRRTHESFGRRGAYTLLFAKFVPGLSVVAPPVAGQTGMSLRRFLVFDAGGSIAWAGSLLLAGRLFGDLIAKDPSVLNWLGRFGGALLILGILAFLASRIYRRYSYLRKFRTARLEPETLKQMLDAGEPVYIVDLRHPLELVPDPYTLPGAHHLSPDALAQRSSEIPLDRDIVLYCTCPSEATAAKTAMTLNKLGIARVRPLRGGFDEWKRLGFPLDAIEMAVPTQQ
- a CDS encoding penicillin-binding transpeptidase domain-containing protein, with the protein product MRLVPHCAAALALAYTSVFVTAASADVATHRVHHAKTAQPHITETKSAKHVAHRTATSHTTAHAVAHAPATHAAGKVAAATTPRTVHGRLRRTTLASRHHVTYERFTASSFVTSQGDGDITAGEDPTIRAAVIDALGNMNGTAVVINPANGRILAMVNQKLALSPGAEPCSTIKLSVGLAALSEGLVTRDTPVNLGGFRMNMTEALAHSNNLYFEEMGRELGFERVRHYATQFGLGELAGYDIPGEQLGTYPDHEIPAAEGGVGRMCSFGQGVSMTPLQLGAFVAAIANGGTLYYLQHPTTPDEVASFEPRIKRTLDIARFVPDLQDGMAGAVEYGTARRLRVNFHELPVFGKTGTCSNNGTRFGWFASYSDSPMGSLVTVFFLEGGRPVFGPRAAELTGLFYRSLWDRNYFAEKGPVQAGVQNHGQTGSLLSPNFSSGVAH
- the ftsA gene encoding cell division protein FtsA, which gives rise to MSQKQENLIVVLDVGSAFTRVLAADLNEGALRYRAHAQVESAGMRKGLIADLGPAARAVKAASDRAEQMVRVNIDECMVGVGGPNVIGVNTTAGLNFGARMREISKDDVSIAVERARGVSLPPDREILHLLTRQFVLDDQPGIHDPVGMVGSRLEVDLHMSTCSGSAQQSIVTCANRAGLEVTDTVFEAIAAAEATLSADERELGVCVLDIGAHSTELVVFFEGAVAHTGSIPFGGQHFTNDLAVVLQMQVAHAEQLKLRYGHAVVTAIPQMDEIEIRNPHPTMIRHRMVAEILEPRARELLDMVRRSLRDGGVLGALGAGCVLTGGGSILPGLLDVTESILHVHARIGQPVQLSRMPSELTHPAYATLVGMLLYAHRKRVTRTAENNSLRAKLRAIFAASL
- the ftsZ gene encoding cell division protein FtsZ, which produces MDQPIGNQPAIGAYQIENRTEGTDAHRSEAIRIQFHDEVPHGARIKVIGVGGGGGNAINRMIEAKVEGVEFITANTDVQALKLSQAPVKLQLGVRLTAGLGAGANPDVGRRAALEDSDKIIEALEGADMVFVTAGLGGGTGTGAAPVIASLASEMGILTVAVVTRPFAFEGKRRLQQAERGMAELLESVDTMIVIPNEKLLAVAKDAGFFESFRIADDVLRQGVQGISDIITIPGIINRDFADVKTTMAGMGHAVMGTAVRSGANRAVEAAQAAMASPLLEEGAIDGARGILINITGSSTLKLSEVNEASSLIQTSAHEDANIIFGAVLDEKMGDDVKITVIATGFRDQMPERRARMLDVESAPVISVPVVAPDNWMKESAPAPLRFMSEVEEEEIENLSQEAKLQSWAGTSEPVAPVEAELVLVGVPVVAEPEPAQSVVAQAVVAETVAEHPAATPEAHQEVVPYREFGSRFAYEPEHPAVPARPRFAELAEPPTYAPLPRDYASELRPVTTTPSESSPFFGHTPEPEQTDLDVPAFLRRGQF
- a CDS encoding cell division protein FtsQ/DivIB, which translates into the protein MTSKSYPSRTTLWDDQDPVDPAAPQSRGAWRAPSAVLSGDRGGRRVVSAMPPVAEEDAEIETRGPIPRRAKFAPARTPWWRPRSTFGRVLLGTAMLLVLGSAIAGGVVVRQFLVRDPHFRIPGVSSIQSSGLSEVNRTEILPVFGEDIGRNIFFVPLSQRRKQLESIPWVQQATVMRFLPNRLSVSIVERTPVAFVRQGPQVELADADGVILSMPPVMMAQHHYSFPVITGIDAKDSLASRRARMAVYQRFIAELDQNNQHLTEQVSEIDLSDPEDLRATMPEQGADILAHFGEDQFLHRLQVYKSHIAEWRQRYPKLIGVDLRYNGEVPLEMSNTSNGGDSVSAVSTPSATDPAKPSAQPDQPTTAKTATLTAKATPGKTKEAARKALEAKKKAARLKAAKARLAWEKLAHERAVSQKAANQAAHSNTDSSSQLKQGQ